A stretch of the Clarias gariepinus isolate MV-2021 ecotype Netherlands chromosome 26, CGAR_prim_01v2, whole genome shotgun sequence genome encodes the following:
- the ubr5 gene encoding E3 ubiquitin-protein ligase UBR5 isoform X10 — MTSIHFVVHPLPGTEDQLNDRLREVSEKLNKYNCNSHPQLNLLEQATLKQCVVGPNHAGFLLEDGRICRISFAVQPDRLELGKPDGNDGSKLSSGSGTGRTSRPGRTSDPPWFLSGSDTLGRLAGNTLGSRWSSGVGGGGGASGGSGGGGTGGGGSNSGGGGGASGGGGASSGRSSAAARDSRRQTRVIRTGRDRGSGLLGSQPQPVIPASVIPEELISQAQVVLQGKSRSVIIRELQRTNLDVNLAVNNLLSRDDEDGDDGDDTASESYLPGEDLMSLLDADIHSAHPSVIIDADAMFSEDISYFGYPSFRRSSLSRLGSSRVLLLPLERENELMRERESVLRLRERRWLDGASFDAERGSTSRDGEPSLDKKSVPLQSPVSLGEELQWWPDKDGVRFVSIGAMFSELVAISSKGELYQWKWNEPEPYRNSQNPSVHHPRVSFLGLSNEKITLLSANSIRATVATESNKVATWVDDTLSSVACKLEHGAQTFPELQGERIVSLHCCSLYTCAQLETSLYWWGVVPFSQRKKMLEKARAKNKKPKSSAGIASIPNITVGTQVCLRNNPLYHAGAVAFSVNAGVPKVGVLLESVWNMNDSCRFQLRSPESLKNMEKSSKAQETKAEIKPEMVKTEMGPPPSPASTCSDTSSIASSASLPYKRRRSTPAPKEEEKVNEEQWPLREVVFVEDVKNVPVGKVLKVDGAYVAVKFPGTSSSVSSQSAAPTDSDPSSLLQDCRLLRIDELQVVKTGGTPKVPDCFQRTPKKLCIPEKAEILAVNVDSKGVHAVLKTGSWVRYCIFDLATGKAEQENHFPTSNLAFLGQSERNVAIFTAGQESPIILRDGNGTIYPMAKDCMGGIRDPDWLDLPPIASLGIGVHSLANLPNNSTIKKKAAVIIMAVEKQTLMQHVLRCDYEACRQYLVGLEQAVLLEQNPHALGALLGHRCDGNRNLLHACVSVCFPISNKETKEEEEAERSERNTFAERLSAVEAIANAISVVSSNSSGNRTGSSSNRGLRLREMMRRSLRAASMGRHESGPSSSDHQDPVSPPIAPPSWVPDPPPMDPESDIDFILAPAVSSLTTASSGPSQGPSTSTIPGPSSEASVVESKDRKANAHLILKLMCDSVVLRPHLRDLLSAKDARGMTPFMLAVSGRAYPAAITVLEAAQKIAKAESSIGDKDIVNSVFMEMICPAGTNPDDSPLYVLCCNDTCSFTWTGAEHINQDIFECRTCGLLESLCCCTECARVCHKGHDCKLKRTSPTAYCDCWEKCKCKTLIAGQKAARLDLLYRLLTTTNLVTSPNSRGEHILLFLVQTVARQSVEHCQYRPPRIREDRNRKAVNAEDSDMPDHDLEPPRFAQLALERVLQDWNALKCMIMFGSQENKDPLSASSRIAHLLPEEQMYLNQQSGTIRLDCFTHCLIVKCAPDLTFIDTLLGTLVKELQNKYTPGRRDEAICVTRRFLRSVARVFVILSVEMASSKKKNNFVPQPIGKCRRVFQALLPYAVEELCNVAESLIVPVRMGIARPTAPFTLASTSIDAVQGSEELFSVEPLPPRPSPDQSNNSSQSASSYIIRNPQPRRSSQSQTARGRDEEQDDIVSADVEEVEVVEGVAGEEDHHDDQEEQGEEPAEAEGQHDEHDEDGSDMELDLLAAAETESDSESNHSNQDNASGRRSVVTAATAGSEAGASSVPAFFSEDDSQSNDSSDSDSSSSQSDDADQETYLLDEPLERTTGSAHANSAAQAPRSMQWAVRTTPSQRPGGGAPTSSSTPAASSAGLIYIDPSNLRRSSAISTSAAAAAAALEASNSSSYLTSASSLARAYSIVIRQISDLMSLIPKYNHLVYSQYPAAVKLTYQDAVNLQNYVEEKLVPTWNWMVSIMDSTEAQLRYGSALSSAGDPGHPSHPLHASQHSGRRERMTAREEASLRTLEGRRRAATLLTARQGMMSARGDFLNYALSLMRSHNDEHSDVLPVLDVCSLKHVAYVFQALIYWIKAMNLQTTLDTSQMDRKRNRDPLELALDNEDSEHENDDDTNQSSTLQDKEEDPVPSETGQHHPFFRRSDSMTFLGCIPPNPFEVPVAEAIPLADQPHLLQPNARKEDLFGRPSQGLYSSSYMASKGLSELTVDMNCLQILPTKMSYSANMKNVMSMESRQRGGDEQQTITQDIDVSKPGPSPHDLAAQLKSSLLAEIGLTESEGPPLPTFIPHCSFMGMVISHDMLLGRWRLSLELFGRVFMEDVGAEPGSILTELGGFEVKESKFRREMEKLRNLQSRDLALEVDRDRDQLIQQTMRQLNTHFGRRCTSTPMAVHRVKVTFKDEPGEGSGVARSFYTAIAQAFLSNDKLPNLDCVQSVSKGMQASNLMQRLRNRDRERERRSGGLRAGSRRDRDRDSRRQLSIDTRPFRPASEGNPSDEPDPLPAHRQALGERLYPRVHAMQPAFASKITGMLLELSPAQLLLLLASEDSLRARVEEAMELLITHGRENGADSILDLGLLDAPEKAQENRKRHASTRSVVDMELDDTDDGDDNAPLFYQPGKRGFYSPRPGKNSEARLNCFRNIGRILGLCLLQNELCPITLNRHVIKVLLGRKVNWHDFAFFDPVMYESLRQLIRHSQSSEAEAVFAAMDLAFAIDLCKEEGSGQVELLAGGGSMPVTPQNVYEYVRKYAEHRMLVVAEQPLHAMRKGLLDVLPKNALEDLTAEDFRLLVNGCGEVNVQMLISFTSFNDESGENAEKLLQFKRWFWSIVEKMSMTERQDLVYFWTSSPSLPASEEGFQPMPSITIRPPDDQHLPTANTCISRLYVPLYSSKQILKQKLLLAIKTKNFGFV, encoded by the exons TACCGGCATCCGTCATTCCTGAGGAGCTCATCtctcag GCCCAAGTGGTCCTGCAAGGGAAATCGAGGAGCGTCATCATCCGCGAGCTGCAGCGCACCAACCTAGACGTCAACCTGGCCGTGAACAACCTGCTGAGCCGAGACGACGAAGATGGGGACGACGGCGATGACACGGCCAGCGAATCCTACCTACCTGGAG AAGACCTGATGTCGCTGCTGGATGCCGACATTCACTCAGCACACCCCAGCGTCATCATCGACGCAGACGCCATGTTCTCAGAGGACATCAGCTACTTCGGCTACCCGTCCTTCCGGCGCTCGTCGCTGTCACGCCTTGGCTCTTCACGAG TTCTCCTTCTTCCCCTAGAGCGCGAAAACGAACTGATGCGCGAGCGTGAGTCTGTGCTAAGGCTCCGCGAGAGGCGTTGGCTGGACGGTGCGTCCTTCGATGCAGAACGCGGCTCGACCAGCCGGGACGGAGAACCCAGCCTGGACAAGAAGAGCGTCCCCTTGCAGAGCCCCGTGTCTTTGGGAGAGGAGCTGCAGTGGTGGCCTGATAAG GACGGCGTGAGGTTTGTAAGCATCGGGGCAATGTTCTCCGAGCTCGTGGCCATCAGCTCCAAGGGTGAACTCTACCAGTGGAAGTGGAACGAACCAGAACCATACAGAAACTCACAA AATCCTTCAGTCCATCACCCTCGCGTGTCCTTTCTCGGCCTGAGCAATGAGAAGATCACGCTCTTGTCTGCTAACAGTATTCGGGCCACGGTGGCTACCGAGTCCAACAAG GTGGCGACGTGGGTGGATGACACGCTGAGTTCAGTAGCGTGTAAGCTGGAACACGGGGCTCAGACCTTCCCGGAGCTGCAGGGTGAACGCATCGTGTCTCTGCACTGCTGCTCTCTGTACACCTGCGCCCAGCTCGAGACCAGCCTCTACTGGTG GGGTGTCGTGCCTTTCAGTCAACGCAAAAAGATGCTTGAGAAGGCCAGGGCTAAGAACAAGAAGCCCAAATCCAGCGCTGGAATCGCCTCCATTCCCAACATTACAGTGGGCACTCAG GTGTGTTTGAGGAACAATCCCCTGTATCACGCAGGTGCCGTGGCCTTCTCTGTGAACGCCGGCGTCCCCAAGGTCGGTGTATTGCTCGAGTCCGTGTGGAATATGAACGACAGCTGTCGCTTTCAGTTACGATCTCCTGAAAGCCTGAAGAACATGGAGAAGAGCTCCAAGGCCCAAGAGACCAA ggCGGAAATCAAACCTGAAATGGTCAAAACCGAGATGGGTCCACCCCCGTCTCCGGCGTCCACGTGCAGCGATACGTCCTCCATCGCCAGCAGTGCCTCTCTgccttaca AACGGAGGCGCTCCACACCGGCGCCCAAAGAGGAGGAGAAGGTCAACGAAGAGCAGTGGCCTCTGCGCGAGGTCGTATTTGTGGAGGATGTTAAAAATGTCCCAGTAGGGAAG GTGCTAAAAGTCGATGGTGCATATGTTGCTGTGAAATTTCCAGGGACGTCGAGCAGCGTGAGCAGCCAGAGTGCAGCTCCCACTGACTCTGACCCGTCCTCACTCCTGCAGGACTGCAGGCTGCTCCGAATCGATGAGCTACAG GTTGTTAAAACTGGTGGAACTCCTAAAGTTCCAGACTGTTTTCAGCGCACACCTAAAAAACTTTGTATTCCAGAAAAGGCTGAAATTTTAGCTGTGAATGTTGACTCCAAAG GAGTCCATGCTGTTCTCAAAACAGGAAGTTGGGTCCGGTACTGTATTTTCGACTTGGCCACTGGTAAAGCCGAGCAAGAGAATCATTTCCCTACAAGTAACCTGGCCTTTCTGGGCCAAAGCGAGCGTAATGTGGCCATCTTCACTGCTGGCCAG GAGAGCCCCATCATCCTACGTGATGGCAACGGCACCATTTACCCCATGGCCAAAGACTGCATGGGTGGCATCCGAGACCCTGATTGGCTGGACCTTCCACCTATTGCTAGTTTGGGAATCGGAGTTCACTCACTCGCCAACCTGCCCAATAACTCCACAATCAAGAAGAAAGCTGCCGTCATCATCATGGCAGTAGAG AAGCAGACATTGATGCAGCACGTGTTGCGCTGCGATTACGAAGCGTGTCGGCAGTACCTGGTGGGTTTAGAGCAGGCCGTGCTCTTGGAACAGAACCCTCATGCACTTGGCGCTCTGCTCGGCCATCGGTGCGACGGAAACAGGAACCTCCTGCACGCCTGCGTCTCCGTCTGCTTTCCCATCAGCAACAAAGAGACCAAGGAGGAAGAAG AAGCCGAACGTTCGGAAAGAAACACCTTTGCCGAGCGGCTATCTGCAGTCGAAGCCATCGCCAATGCCATTTCAGTGGTATCCAGCAATAGCTCTGGAAACAGGACCGGATCATCCAGCAATCGCGG ACTGCGTCTCCGAGAGATGATGAGGCGCTCTCTCCGAGCAGCCTCGATGGGCCGACACGAATCAGGCCCCTCCTCTAGTGACCACCAGGACCCGGTGTCACCACCCATCGCCCCGCCTAGCTGGGTGCCAGACCCTCCTCCCATGGATCCTG AGAGCGACATTGATTTCATCCTGGCCCCTGCAGTCAGTTCGCTCACCACGGCGTCATCCGGCCCCAGTCAGGGTCCGAGCACATCCACCATTCCGG GCCCGTCATCCGAAGCGTCCGTAGTGGAGAGCAAAGACCGCAAGGCCAACGCTCACCTGATCCTCAAGCTGATGTGCGACAGCGTTGTCCTGAGACCTCATCTACGGGACCTGCTCTCTGCAAA GGACGCTCGAGGCATGACTCCGTTCATGTTAGCCGTCAGTGGGAGGGCATACCCAGCAGCCATCACTGTCCTGGAGGCAGCCCAAAAAATAGCCAAGG CAGAGTCCAGTATCGGGGACAAGGACATCGTGAACTCCGTGTTTATGGAAATGATCTGTCCTGCCGGGACAAACCCTGACGACTCACCTCTCTACGTGCTTTGCTGTAACGACACTTGTAGCTTCACCTGGACCGGGGCTGAGCACATCAACCAG gACATCTTCGAGTGCAGGACATGTGGTCTGCTGGAGTCTCTGTGTTGCTGTACCGAGTGTGCCAGAGTTTGCCACAAAGGCCATGATTGCAA GCTTAAGAGAACCTCTCCCACTGCGTACTGTGACTGCTGGGAGAAGTGCAAGTGTAAAACCCTGATCGCTGGGCAGAAAGCAGCTCGTCTGGATCTGCTCTATAGGCTGCTGACCACCACCAACCTAGTGACCAGTCCCAACAGCAG GGGTGAGCACATCTTGCTGTTCCTGGTACAGACAGTCGCAAGGCAGAGCGTCGAGCACTGTCAGTACCGGCCGCCCCGTATCAGAGAGGACCGGAACCGCAAGGCTGTTAACGCagaag ACTCTGACATGCCGGATCATGACCTTGAGCCTCCACGCTTTGCCCAGCTGGCTCTGGAGCGTGTGCTGCAGGACTGGAACGCTCTTAAGTGCATGATAATGTTTGGCTCGCAGGAGAACAAAGATCC ACTGAGTGCGAGCAGCCGAATTGCTCATCTCTTGCCTGAGGAGCAGATGTACCTGAACCAGCAAAGTGGAACAATCAGGCTGGACTGCTTCACTCACTGCCTCATCGTCAAGTGTGCTCCAGACCTCACT TTTATCGACACACTACTGGGAACACTGGTAAAAGAACTGCAGAACAAATACACCCCGGGTCGCAGAGACGAGGCCATCTGTGTCACACGTCGCTTCCTGCGCTCTGTCGCCAGGGTTTTCGTCATCCTTAGCGTCGAGATGGCTTCATCCaagaagaaaaa CAACTTCGTCCCGCAGCCCATAGGGAAGTGCAGGCGTGTTTTCCAGGCCCTGCTGCCTTACGCCGTCGAGGAGTTGTGTAACGTCGCCGAGTCTCTGATCGTGCCGGTGCGCATGGGCATCGCCAGGCCGACGGCTCCATTTACGCTGGCCAGCACCAGCATCGACGCTGTACAGGGCAGCGAGGAGCTTTTCTCTGTGGAGCCGCTTCCCCCACGGCCATCACCGGATCAGTCCAACAA TTCCAGCCAGTCAGCTTCCTCTTACATCATCAGGAACCCTCAACCTCGGCGcagcagccaatcacagactgcACGTGGACGAGACGAGGAGCAGGACGACATTGTGTCTGCTGATGTCGAGGAG GTGGAGGTAGTGGAGGGAGTCGCAGGGGAGGAAGATCACCATGACGACCAGGAGGAGCAGGGGGAGGAGCCTGCAGAAGCTGAGGGACAACATGATGAGCACGACGAGGACG GAAGCGACATGGAGCTCGATCTGCTGGCTGCCGCAGAGACGGAGAGCGACAGTGAAAGTAACCACAGCAACCAGGACAATGCAAGCGGGCGCCGTAGTGTCGTCACGGCAGCGACGGCCGGTTCCGAAGCAG GTGCGAGCAGCGTGCCTGCCTTCTTCTCCGAGGACGACTCCCAGTCGAACGACTCGAGCGACTcagacagcagcagcagccagaGTGATGACGCAGATCAGGAGACGTACCTCCTGGATGAACCGCTCGAGAGGACCACGGGTTCCGCCCATGCCAACAGCGCCGCTCAGGCCCCACGCTCCATGCAGTGGGCGGTGCGCACCACTCCTAGCCAGCGCCCGGGCGGGGGCGCCCCCACCAGCTCCTCCACTCCTGCAG CGAGCTCCGCAGGCCTCATCTACATCGATCCGTCTAACCTGCGCCGCAGCAGCGCCATTAGCACCAGCGCAGCAGCCGCCGCCGCAGCCCTGGAGGCCAGCAACTCCAGCAGCTACCTGACGTCTGCCAGCAGCCTGGCACGAGCCTACAGTATCGTCATCCGCCAGATTTCTGACCTCATGAGCCTCATCCCCAAATACAACCACCTGGTTTACTCACAGTACCCCGCTGCCGTGAAACTCACCTATCAGGATGCAGTCAACCTACAG AACTATGTGGAGGAGAAGTTGGTCCCGACATGGAACTGGATGGTGTCCATCATGGACTCAACGGAGGCTCAGCTGCGCTATGGCTCGGCCCTGTCCTCTGCAGGAGACCCCGGACACCCGAGCCACCCGCTGCATGCCTCACAGCACTCCGGCCGCAGGGAGCGCATGACCGCACGTGAAGAGGCCAGCCTGCGAACGCTGGAGGGACGCAG gcgCGCAGCTACTTTGTTGACTGCTCGTCAAGGCATGATGTCAGCGCGCGGAGACTTTCTGAACTACGCGCTCTCCCTGATGCGCTCCCATAACGACGAGCACTCTGACGTCCTGCCCGTTTTGGATGTGTGCTCGCTGAAACACGTGGCCTACGTCTTCCAGGCTCTTATTTACTGGATTAAAGCCATGAACCTACAGACCACGCTGGACACTTCACAGATGGACAGGAAAAG GAACCGTGACCCATTGGAACTTGCGTTGGACAATGAGGACTCTGAGCATGAGAATGATGACGACACCAATCAGA GCTCCACCCTTCAAGATAAGGAGGAGGATCCTGTCCCTTCAGAAACCGGTCAGCACCACCCATTCTTCCGTCGCTCCGACTCCATGACCTTCCTCGGCTGCATTCCGCCAAATCCCTTCGAAGTCCCCGTGGCCGAGGCCATCCCTCTGGCTGACCAGCCTCACTTGCTACAG CCGAATGCTAGAAAGGAGGACCTGTTCGGGCGTCCGAGTCAGGGTCTTTACTCATCCTCCTACATGGCAAGCAAAGGTCTCTCAGAGCTCACTGTGGATATGAACTGCTTACAG ATTCTGCCCACCAAAATGTCCTATTCAGCCAATATGAAAAATGTCATGAGTATGGAGTCTCGGCAGAGGGGCGGAGACGAGCAGCAGACGATAACGCAGGACATAGACGTCTCGAAGCCCGGCCCCTCCCCCCATGACCTTGCCGCCCAGTTAAAGAGCAGCCTCCTCGCAGAGATCGGACTGACCGAGAGCGAAGGCCCACCCCTTCCTACTTTCAT TCCTCACTGTAGCTTCATGGGGATGGTGATCTCTCACGACATGCTGCTGGGCCGGTGGCGTCTCTCCCTCGAGCTCTTCGGCCGTGTCTTTATGGAGGATGTTGGGGCTGAACCTGGATCT ATCCTGACGGAGCTGGGTGGTTTCGAGGTGAAGGAGTCGAAGTTCCGACGGGAGATGGAGAAGCTGCGGAACCTGCAGTCTCGCGACCTGGCTCTGGAGGTCGACCGCGATCGCGACCAGCTTATCCAGCAGACCATGCGACAGCTCAACACGCACTTCGGGCGCCGTTGCACCAGCACGCCCATGGCTGTGCACCGCGTCAAGGTCACGTTCAAGGACGAGCCTGGCGAGGGCAGCGGCGTGGCACGCAGCTTCTACACAGCCATCGCGCAGGCGTTCCTGTCCAACGACAAACTGCCCAACCTCGACTGCGTACAGAGCGTCAGCAAGGGCATGCAGGCTAGCA aTTTGATGCAGCGCTTGAGAAACCGAGAccgggagagggagaggaggagtGGTGGCCTGAGGGCAGGATCCAGAAGAGACCGTGACAG GGACTCTCGCAGGCAGCTGTCCATTGACACCAGGCCGTTCCGTCCTGCCTCGGAGGGGAACCCGAGTGACGAGCCGGACCCGCTGCCTGCTCACAGGCAGGCTTTAGGGGAGCGTCTCTACCCTCGGGTCCATGCCATGCAGCCA gCGTTTGCCAGTAAAATCACAGGCATGTTGCTGGAGCTTTCACCTGCTCAGCTGCTGCTGCTCCTGGCCAGTGAGGATTCCCTCCGAGCTCGTGTAGAGGAGGCCATGGAGCTTCTCATCACACACGGGAG ggAAAACGGTGCCGACAGCATACTGGATCTCGGTCTTCTCGACGCTCCAGAGAAAGCACAG GAGAACAGGAAGAGACATGCTTCCACCCGCAGTGTGGTGGACATGGAGCTGGACGATACGGATGACGGCGACGATAACGCGCCCCTGTTTTACCAGCCTGGAAAGAGGGGCTTCTACTCCCCCCGGCCTGGGAAAAACTCTGAGGCCAGACTTAACTGCTTCCGCAACATCGGCAG AATACTCGGCTTGTGTCTGTTGCAGAATGAACTTTGCCCCATCACCCTGAACAGGCACGTCATCAAAGTGCTGCTGGGTAGAAAG GTGAACTGGCATGACTTTGCGTTTTTTGACCCGGTGATGTACGAGAGTTTGCGACAGCTCATCCGCCACTCGCAGTCGAGCGAGGCCGAGGCGGTGTTCGCTGCCATGGACCTCGCCTTCGCCATCGACTTGTGCAAGGAGGAAGGATCCGGACAG GTGGAGCTGTTGGCTGGCGGCGGCAGCATGCCCGTGACTCCTCAGAACGTGTACGAGTATGTGAGGAAGTACGCTGAACACAGGATGCTGGTTGTAGCAGAGCAGCCTCTGCAT gCCATGAGGAAGGGCCTCCTGGACGTGCTTCCTAAGAATGCTCTGGAGGACCTCACAGCCGAAGACTTCAGGCTACTCGTCAACGGCTGCGGCGAGGTCAACGTGCAGATGCTCATCAGCTTCACCTCCTTCAACGATGAATCTG GTGAAAACGCAGAGAAGTTGCTGCAGTTTAAACGCTGGTTTTGGTCCATTGTGGAGAAAATGAGCATGACTGAGAGGCAGGATCTG GTATATTTCTGGACGTCCAGCCCGTCCCTACCAGCCAGCGAAGAAGGTTTTCAGCCGATGCCGTCCATCACTATCAGGCCCCCGGACGACCAGCACCTCCCCACGGCCAACACGTGCATCTCGCGCCTCTACGTTCCGCTTTACTCCTCGAAACAGATCCTGAAACAGAAGCTTCTCCTCGCCATCAAGACCAAGAACTTCGGCTTTGTGTAG